In the genome of Pirellulales bacterium, one region contains:
- a CDS encoding prenyltransferase/squalene oxidase repeat-containing protein yields the protein MMRNGKSLFVACLIGATGITVGSSATTASAASAAINQDQAISKAIDFLRVKGQAEDGSFSAAAGPAVTALVTKAVLESGRTAQDPVVAKALKYLQAFVQSDGGIYQPESRHRNYETCVGLMCFGAANADGRYNALVKNAEAFLTKGQWDESENVQPDNIAYGGAGYGQAERPDLSNTHFLLDALKAAGEGEDDEAFKRALVFVSRCQNLESEYNTTEFPAKNPDGGFYYTPAGGGRSMAGNTDNGGLRSYGSMTYAGLKSMIYCGANADDPRVKAAVEWARKHYTLEDNPGMGDAGLYYYYTLFAKALAATKQPTITDVEGKSHDWRKELVAALLERQQPDGSWVNKNARWMEGDPNLVTAYALLALSYARPGAP from the coding sequence ATGATGCGCAACGGCAAATCGCTTTTTGTCGCCTGTTTGATCGGGGCAACCGGGATCACCGTGGGCAGTTCCGCTACGACTGCTTCTGCGGCCTCGGCCGCTATCAACCAGGACCAAGCCATTAGTAAGGCGATCGATTTTCTACGCGTGAAAGGGCAGGCCGAAGATGGCTCGTTCAGCGCGGCGGCAGGGCCGGCGGTGACGGCGCTTGTGACGAAGGCGGTGCTCGAGAGCGGCCGCACCGCGCAAGATCCCGTGGTGGCCAAAGCACTCAAATACTTGCAGGCTTTCGTTCAGTCTGATGGCGGCATCTATCAACCGGAGTCGCGACATCGCAACTACGAGACATGCGTGGGGCTGATGTGCTTCGGTGCGGCCAACGCTGACGGCCGCTACAACGCCCTGGTGAAGAATGCCGAAGCCTTTTTGACCAAGGGGCAATGGGACGAATCCGAAAACGTGCAGCCCGACAACATCGCCTACGGCGGCGCAGGATACGGACAAGCTGAGCGTCCCGATCTCTCCAATACGCACTTCCTGCTCGACGCCTTGAAGGCGGCCGGCGAGGGGGAGGACGACGAGGCTTTCAAGCGTGCCCTGGTGTTTGTCTCGCGCTGTCAAAACCTGGAGAGTGAATACAACACCACCGAGTTTCCGGCCAAGAACCCCGATGGCGGTTTTTATTACACGCCGGCCGGCGGCGGACGCAGCATGGCGGGCAATACCGACAACGGAGGCCTGCGCAGCTATGGCTCTATGACCTATGCCGGTCTAAAGAGCATGATCTATTGCGGCGCAAATGCCGACGATCCCCGCGTGAAAGCGGCCGTGGAATGGGCTCGCAAGCACTATACGCTCGAAGATAATCCTGGCATGGGGGACGCTGGCCTTTACTATTATTACACCTTGTTCGCCAAGGCATTGGCGGCCACCAAGCAACCCACGATTACCGATGTGGAGGGCAAATCACACGATTGGCGCAAGGAACTGGTGGCCGCTCTGTTGGAACGGCAACAACCCGACGGGTCGTGGGTCAACAAGAATGCCCGCTGGATGGAAGGGGACCCGAACCTGGTGACGGCATACGCGCTGTTGGCTCTTTCTTACGCACGCCCGGGCGCACCGTAA
- a CDS encoding VOC family protein yields the protein MLRCRPQLHLFLLAGIVLSRTVPAGAEDSAPARFHHVHLNVTDPKSSIKFYSRVFGATPTKYRGVADALFTERSFLLLNKVDTPPETKLNTGIWHIGWGGVDVKNEFEWWKNHGVDIHTPLSPLPGSDNYYMYINGPDKELIEINTMGHHRFAHVHFFCTDVNETVGWYAKNLGLKPLRPKVEKPKGNMSTLAGIWINVIPCDNVTMIFFGKPDVTPAPPWWPDEPLKEIQPTRGRPIDHIAFSYRDIEPVFERMKAAGVEIVEPITMHDDIKTKSFTVLAPEKVTIEIVEAKPIPEGVWED from the coding sequence ATGCTTCGCTGCCGCCCACAGTTACATCTGTTTCTTCTGGCAGGAATTGTTTTATCGCGAACAGTGCCCGCCGGGGCCGAGGATAGTGCGCCGGCTCGATTTCATCACGTACACCTGAACGTGACCGATCCCAAGAGCTCGATCAAGTTTTATAGTCGCGTGTTCGGCGCCACGCCCACCAAGTACCGCGGCGTGGCCGATGCGCTATTCACCGAACGGTCGTTTCTATTGTTGAACAAAGTGGATACTCCCCCCGAGACGAAACTCAATACCGGGATCTGGCACATCGGCTGGGGGGGCGTGGACGTCAAGAATGAGTTCGAGTGGTGGAAGAATCACGGCGTTGATATTCACACACCGTTGTCGCCGTTACCTGGCTCGGACAACTACTACATGTATATCAACGGGCCGGACAAGGAATTGATCGAGATCAACACCATGGGGCACCACCGTTTTGCCCACGTCCATTTTTTTTGCACTGACGTGAACGAGACGGTCGGCTGGTATGCCAAGAATCTGGGATTGAAGCCTTTACGTCCCAAAGTCGAGAAACCGAAGGGGAACATGTCGACCTTGGCTGGAATCTGGATCAACGTGATCCCGTGCGACAACGTGACGATGATCTTTTTCGGCAAACCCGATGTTACGCCGGCCCCTCCCTGGTGGCCCGACGAACCGCTCAAGGAAATCCAGCCTACGCGGGGCCGACCGATCGACCACATTGCATTCTCTTACCGCGACATCGAGCCGGTGTTCGAGCGCATGAAAGCCGCGGGCGTCGAGATCGTCGAGCCAATCACGATGCACGACGACATCAAGACGAAGAGCTTTACAGTTCTCGCCCCTGAGAAGGTCACAATCGAGATCGTCGAGGCCAAACCAATCCCCGAGGGAGTGTGGGAGGACTGA
- a CDS encoding neutral/alkaline non-lysosomal ceramidase N-terminal domain-containing protein yields MQRRALPFFMLVALVWGIVFSVLPGRTGAAEQLLAGVAAVEITPPPGLLMWGYSNRPQPATGKLDPLMARALVLSCGGTRAAVVTLDLGRTPEDQLLAALRARTLAKYGVGDLLVTASHTHAAPSLESLDDVPNKYGPTVIEAIDKAIGEAAGHLVSVRLGVGRGTVDIAHNRRHFLPDGRVAMQWRNMEHEPTSPVDKEFVVVRLDREDATPLAILLHYACHPVVLGPDNLEYSADFVGVACHDVEQKLGAPCLYLQGGCGNINPYADKTPLAKGGLVEMRKAGAALAVAAAQTAREIKPLAQQPGMLKFEAHPVPVRVRWNIQDPDVKAVLSKAYGPRFDRYLAGMLKSGEVRPELTTLIIGDAVAFVGMPGEMFVEFQTILKTQSPVPTTLLVGYANGYHAYFPTIRDAAAGGYGGKTATYVAPGAGERLTDEGLITLYKLVGKLHDVPRAEDFKLLEYDDVKK; encoded by the coding sequence ATGCAGCGCCGAGCCCTGCCTTTTTTCATGTTGGTCGCCCTCGTCTGGGGCATTGTTTTCAGTGTTCTGCCGGGCAGAACTGGGGCAGCCGAGCAACTTTTGGCGGGCGTCGCTGCGGTCGAAATTACGCCACCTCCCGGCCTGCTGATGTGGGGTTATTCCAATCGTCCCCAGCCGGCCACAGGCAAGCTCGACCCACTCATGGCGCGGGCCTTGGTCCTATCCTGTGGCGGCACGCGTGCCGCGGTGGTGACCTTGGATTTGGGGCGCACGCCCGAGGACCAATTACTGGCCGCGCTGCGGGCCCGCACGTTGGCCAAGTACGGTGTCGGGGACTTGCTGGTGACGGCCAGTCACACGCACGCCGCACCATCGCTGGAATCGCTCGACGACGTACCCAACAAATACGGTCCAACGGTTATCGAGGCCATAGACAAGGCGATCGGCGAGGCCGCGGGCCACCTTGTTTCCGTGCGATTAGGCGTCGGCCGTGGAACGGTTGATATCGCGCACAATCGTCGGCATTTCCTGCCCGATGGTCGCGTGGCCATGCAATGGCGCAACATGGAGCATGAGCCGACGTCGCCCGTGGACAAGGAGTTCGTGGTCGTGCGTCTTGATCGCGAGGACGCCACACCGTTGGCAATCTTGTTGCATTACGCTTGCCATCCCGTGGTCCTGGGACCAGATAATCTGGAGTACAGCGCAGACTTTGTGGGTGTTGCCTGCCACGATGTCGAGCAGAAGTTGGGGGCACCGTGCCTGTATCTGCAAGGAGGTTGCGGGAACATCAACCCGTACGCTGACAAGACGCCGCTGGCTAAGGGGGGCCTGGTGGAAATGCGAAAAGCGGGCGCGGCCCTGGCGGTCGCCGCAGCACAAACGGCGCGCGAGATCAAACCCTTGGCCCAACAGCCTGGCATGCTCAAGTTCGAGGCGCATCCGGTGCCTGTGCGCGTCCGTTGGAACATTCAAGATCCCGACGTGAAAGCAGTGCTTAGTAAAGCCTACGGTCCGCGGTTCGACCGCTACCTGGCCGGCATGCTGAAATCGGGAGAAGTACGTCCCGAACTGACGACGCTAATAATCGGTGACGCTGTGGCGTTCGTGGGGATGCCAGGTGAGATGTTCGTAGAGTTTCAAACCATCCTCAAGACGCAATCGCCGGTGCCAACGACACTATTGGTCGGTTACGCCAATGGATACCACGCCTACTTTCCCACGATTCGCGACGCGGCCGCCGGAGGTTACGGCGGCAAGACCGCCACGTACGTGGCCCCCGGCGCGGGCGAACGCCTGACCGACGAAGGCCTGATCACACTCTACAAATTGGTCGGCAAGCTGCATGACGTGCCGCGCGCCGAAGATTTCAAATTACTCGAATACGACGACGTGAAGAAATAG